In a genomic window of uncultured Flavobacterium sp.:
- a CDS encoding RagB/SusD family nutrient uptake outer membrane protein, translated as MKKIFLLLSTIGLFTITSCSDYLDQQSPDQLTSGNFWRNKADAESALASTYSQLECAVDEWAFAEVKWPVEAYRDDINELGSDALNYQNWVELSTFTYTNGNSQFTSYWKINYRGISNANQVIDKLPQVPAATISDTDRKQIEAEARFLRAYYHMKLLLNWDQIYIRNKYVTKESDLNVPLATRAAAWDFITSELKAVADVLPAKQSADKTGRATSGAANSYLGFAYLTRAYEETTQKQAFLNEALTALNKVQGYELVKDYVSMFDGTTKNTKESIFELQFSETTANGAFYRNALHYWMAASELGGWDEILPSAMLVSEFKKEGKIATTGNYDTRLYSTIFFKDPYFNDPNNPLVLGTTYDEKFGGTDKPVYRRYIPSTQEKMNQEFTAINIPLMRYANVLLMQAEVLNELGRSAEAIPYIDKVRARADMPGMTGTTTAEVRAQIEHERIIEFPLENYRFYDLRRWGKTKAALDAVGRTGFDASKNSFYPIPLTELQTK; from the coding sequence ATGAAAAAGATATTTTTATTATTATCCACAATAGGTCTGTTCACCATCACAAGTTGTAGTGATTATTTGGACCAACAATCTCCGGATCAACTTACTTCAGGTAATTTTTGGAGAAATAAAGCTGATGCGGAATCTGCTTTGGCATCAACCTATTCTCAATTAGAATGTGCCGTTGACGAATGGGCTTTCGCCGAAGTAAAATGGCCGGTTGAAGCGTATCGCGATGACATTAACGAATTAGGAAGTGACGCATTAAACTACCAAAACTGGGTAGAACTTTCGACATTTACCTACACAAACGGAAACAGTCAGTTTACCAGTTATTGGAAAATTAATTACAGAGGAATCAGTAATGCCAATCAGGTTATTGACAAATTGCCACAAGTTCCGGCAGCAACAATAAGCGATACAGATCGCAAACAAATTGAAGCCGAAGCTCGTTTTTTACGCGCATATTATCACATGAAATTGCTTTTGAATTGGGATCAGATTTACATTAGAAATAAATATGTAACCAAAGAAAGTGATCTAAATGTTCCGTTGGCAACACGTGCAGCAGCTTGGGATTTTATTACAAGCGAATTAAAGGCTGTAGCCGATGTACTTCCTGCAAAACAATCTGCAGACAAAACAGGTCGCGCAACAAGCGGAGCAGCAAATAGTTACCTTGGATTTGCTTATTTGACAAGAGCATATGAAGAAACAACTCAAAAACAAGCATTCTTAAACGAAGCACTTACAGCGCTTAATAAAGTTCAAGGATATGAATTAGTGAAAGATTATGTTTCTATGTTTGACGGAACTACGAAAAACACCAAAGAATCTATTTTCGAATTGCAATTTTCAGAAACTACAGCAAACGGAGCATTCTACCGTAACGCACTTCATTATTGGATGGCAGCATCTGAACTTGGAGGTTGGGATGAAATTCTGCCAAGTGCAATGCTTGTAAGCGAATTCAAAAAAGAAGGAAAAATTGCAACAACAGGAAATTACGATACACGTCTTTACAGCACAATTTTCTTCAAAGATCCATATTTCAATGATCCAAATAATCCATTGGTATTAGGAACAACTTACGATGAAAAATTTGGAGGTACAGACAAACCTGTTTACAGAAGATATATCCCAAGTACGCAGGAAAAAATGAATCAGGAATTTACCGCAATCAACATTCCATTGATGCGTTATGCGAATGTATTATTGATGCAAGCCGAAGTATTAAACGAATTAGGGCGTAGCGCAGAAGCGATTCCGTATATCGACAAAGTTCGCGCAAGAGCAGATATGCCTGGAATGACAGGAACAACAACTGCCGAAGTAAGAGCACAAATCGAGCACGAAAGAATCATAGAATTCCCATTAGAAAACTATCGTTTTTATGATTTACGCCGTTGGGGAAAAACAAAAGCAGCACTTGACGCCGTTGGACGCACAGGTTTTGATGCATCAAAAAACAGCTTTTACCCAATTCCTTTAACAGAATTGCAAACGAAATAA